A stretch of the Acetomicrobium thermoterrenum DSM 13490 genome encodes the following:
- a CDS encoding ABC transporter substrate-binding protein: MRKRVMVWCLAFLSCFLFASASFAAIPKDSLVIAADTQILISLDPAVCYETFAAQITEAGYSGLTHIQPVNGVLTPVPALAESWDILEDGTKYVFHLRKNARFSNGDPVTADDVIFSFQRLLSIGKSPAWLLEEIGLTKENMNETILKEDDMTVVLKTKPLAPNIILSILGGSWGGIVNKKVVMANEINGDFGEAFLQDKSAGAGAGPYEIVEWKRNDHVLLRANQYYWGGEPAIKQIYIKDVPEATTQFLLVQKGDVDVAWRVTTEQAAQLRDSPQKGVKLVTVPSQSNEYVAMNAQWGPFKDERVVKAVKYAIDYDAIIDSVLKGFAVLNQNFIPIGYFGYIEMNPYKKDVEKARQLLNEAGYPEGFEVELLTNPTQIRMDEAVLIQSNLAEVGIKAKVTTMPASEMYAKYRQQGHQIILAGWGIDYPDPDALAKPFANYRVKQLAWRTMWYDDHAADLAEKAGLELNDERRLELYKELQEYWIEKSPFALLYQPLDFWVIRDNLIGFEEAAAGYSITFDFTKISKK; this comes from the coding sequence ATGAGGAAAAGGGTTATGGTGTGGTGTTTGGCGTTTCTGAGTTGTTTTTTGTTTGCCTCTGCTTCTTTTGCAGCGATTCCTAAAGATTCATTGGTTATCGCTGCCGATACGCAGATATTAATTTCACTGGACCCGGCCGTTTGCTACGAGACCTTTGCGGCACAGATTACGGAGGCAGGCTATTCGGGGCTAACCCATATCCAACCGGTTAATGGGGTTTTAACTCCCGTACCGGCCTTGGCAGAAAGCTGGGACATCCTGGAAGACGGCACGAAATATGTATTTCATCTTAGAAAAAACGCTCGCTTTTCTAATGGCGATCCCGTCACGGCCGACGACGTCATCTTTTCCTTTCAAAGGCTTTTGAGCATTGGAAAGTCGCCTGCATGGTTGTTGGAGGAAATTGGTTTAACAAAGGAAAATATGAATGAAACGATCCTAAAAGAAGATGATATGACTGTCGTTTTAAAGACCAAACCCCTCGCCCCAAATATAATCCTTTCTATTTTAGGAGGCTCTTGGGGAGGAATTGTAAACAAGAAAGTAGTCATGGCAAACGAAATAAATGGTGACTTTGGAGAGGCCTTCCTCCAGGATAAATCTGCAGGAGCAGGCGCGGGGCCCTATGAGATAGTCGAATGGAAGAGAAATGATCACGTCTTGCTTCGTGCTAATCAATACTATTGGGGTGGTGAACCTGCTATTAAACAAATATATATTAAAGACGTGCCTGAAGCGACGACTCAGTTTCTCCTTGTGCAAAAAGGCGATGTCGATGTGGCCTGGAGGGTTACGACGGAACAGGCTGCCCAGCTCAGAGATTCGCCCCAAAAAGGCGTTAAGTTGGTAACAGTCCCGTCTCAGTCCAATGAATACGTTGCCATGAACGCCCAGTGGGGGCCCTTCAAGGACGAGAGAGTTGTCAAAGCCGTCAAATACGCTATTGATTACGATGCGATAATTGATTCCGTGCTCAAGGGGTTTGCCGTACTTAACCAAAACTTTATTCCCATCGGCTACTTTGGTTATATTGAGATGAACCCTTACAAAAAGGATGTAGAAAAGGCAAGGCAATTATTGAATGAAGCAGGGTACCCTGAAGGTTTTGAAGTCGAACTTTTGACGAATCCGACTCAAATCAGAATGGATGAAGCCGTGCTTATCCAATCCAACCTCGCGGAAGTTGGGATAAAAGCCAAGGTGACAACAATGCCGGCTTCTGAAATGTACGCTAAATACAGGCAGCAGGGACATCAAATTATATTGGCAGGATGGGGCATTGATTATCCGGACCCGGATGCCTTGGCAAAGCCCTTCGCAAACTACAGAGTAAAGCAACTTGCCTGGAGGACCATGTGGTACGACGATCATGCAGCTGATCTTGCGGAGAAAGCAGGATTGGAATTAAACGACGAACGGCGATTGGAACTTTACAAGGAACTTCAGGAATATTGGATCGAGAAAAGCCCCTTTGCTCTGCTCTATCAACCATTGGATTTCTGGGTAATAAGGGATAATTTAATAGGATTTGAAGAGGCAGCTGCAGGTTACAGCATCACCTTCGACTTTACTAAAATTTCGAAGAAGTAA
- a CDS encoding M20 metallopeptidase family protein — protein sequence MTNSDLTNEIIEFAKKMQGFVVERRRDFHQHPEVKFEEKRTGDIVEELLKQWGYETKRTAGTGVIGTLKCGEKGKTVALRADIDALDVKEENDVPYKSAFEGKMHACGHDAHAAMLLGAAKIISDMKDSFVGTVKLIFQPGEEGGAGAKQVVEEGHIDDVDAIFGIHVWVEVPSGVLATRKGPMMASSDGFQIKISGKGGHAAHPHLTNDPTAPAADIYNAFHKLVSRAVNPFSPAVITLPVIEASHGYNIIPDSVEMKGTLRTFDSDLRDMLVKRMQSLVECYSKGWGCNSSFEFFRAPYPPLINDPQLTDFALDVLKAIGPVMEAEMTMGGEDFAFYTQKIPGVFVQLGIRNEEKGIIYPHHHPKFDVDEDVLWQGVATYVLLAKKYLELN from the coding sequence ATGACTAACAGTGATTTAACAAATGAAATCATCGAATTTGCCAAGAAAATGCAGGGTTTTGTCGTGGAAAGGCGAAGGGATTTTCACCAACATCCCGAGGTTAAATTCGAGGAAAAAAGGACAGGAGATATCGTGGAAGAACTTTTAAAACAGTGGGGTTACGAAACAAAGAGGACCGCTGGTACTGGAGTAATAGGAACTTTGAAATGTGGCGAAAAAGGAAAGACCGTAGCGCTCAGAGCAGATATCGACGCGTTGGATGTAAAAGAGGAAAACGACGTTCCCTACAAATCCGCTTTTGAAGGAAAAATGCATGCCTGTGGCCATGATGCGCATGCAGCGATGCTTTTGGGTGCTGCAAAGATAATATCCGACATGAAAGATTCATTTGTGGGCACTGTAAAACTTATATTTCAACCGGGAGAGGAAGGCGGAGCCGGCGCTAAGCAAGTCGTAGAAGAAGGCCATATTGACGATGTAGATGCCATATTCGGAATTCATGTATGGGTAGAAGTTCCGTCGGGAGTTTTAGCTACCAGGAAGGGGCCCATGATGGCTTCGTCAGACGGTTTTCAAATTAAGATCTCTGGCAAAGGAGGGCACGCGGCGCACCCTCACCTGACCAATGATCCCACAGCACCAGCTGCGGATATATATAACGCCTTTCATAAATTAGTCTCCCGAGCCGTTAATCCCTTTTCTCCGGCAGTAATTACGTTACCGGTGATCGAGGCAAGCCACGGATACAATATAATTCCCGATTCAGTGGAGATGAAGGGTACGCTGAGGACTTTTGATTCCGATTTGAGGGATATGCTGGTAAAGAGAATGCAATCCTTGGTTGAGTGCTATTCTAAAGGATGGGGATGTAATTCTTCATTTGAGTTTTTTCGAGCTCCCTACCCTCCCCTGATAAACGATCCCCAACTTACGGACTTTGCGTTGGACGTTTTGAAGGCAATTGGGCCCGTCATGGAAGCCGAAATGACCATGGGTGGCGAGGATTTTGCTTTCTATACGCAAAAAATTCCCGGCGTATTTGTTCAACTTGGCATCAGAAACGAAGAGAAAGGTATAATATATCCTCACCATCACCCCAAATTTGACGTGGATGAAGATGTCTTGTGGCAAGGCGTGGCGACATACGTGCTGCTGGCCAAAAAATATCTGGAATTGAATTAG